One window of Pseudacidobacterium ailaaui genomic DNA carries:
- the recN gene encoding DNA repair protein RecN — MLLELRAENYAVIDHAIAAFGPGLNLLTGETGAGKSILVDALALLMGEKASSEVVRHGAEKAVVACVFEPTPGAEAILETNGIDAAGQEIILRREIFANGKGRVFINNQPATVTVLRQLAPELALIHAQSETLGAFDQAQQRGLLDRFGEISTENLAILHQKWRDIQQKLADLERDEQDRLRMVDLWSFQRNEIESVNPREGEDEMLETERRVLSNAEKLYTAAMNTHELLYEGAASAETALRAALKQLEELARYDAKFQDAIQQIASARAVVQDVSATVRDYAEGIQASPERLAEIEDRLAALDRLKRKYGATLAEVIAYGEEIAVKLNEIENSDEIVKSLRVELKAAEDEYRKAAQSLTHLRTEAAKKLEKLAEAQINDLAMRARFAVTVTPSEDPAHWAAHGWDTVEYRIATNAGEPLKPLDEIASGGEMSRVLLALKVSVEEGASKSQKKKTPVPRTLVFDEIDIGIGGRAAEAVGQKLKALSRAQQVLCITHLPQIAAFADQHFLIEKKEQGGRTKTSVRLLEDRERIEEVARMLSGAKLTEASLKHAEQMVKASR, encoded by the coding sequence GCTCCTTGAACTGCGCGCAGAGAATTACGCCGTCATTGATCATGCCATAGCAGCTTTTGGTCCCGGCCTAAACCTGTTGACGGGAGAGACTGGGGCTGGGAAATCCATTCTGGTAGACGCTCTGGCCCTCCTGATGGGGGAAAAGGCCTCCTCCGAAGTGGTCAGGCATGGAGCGGAAAAGGCTGTGGTGGCCTGTGTCTTTGAGCCCACACCGGGAGCAGAGGCCATTCTTGAGACCAATGGGATTGATGCTGCCGGCCAGGAGATTATTCTGCGACGCGAGATCTTTGCTAACGGGAAGGGCCGCGTCTTTATCAATAATCAGCCGGCCACAGTAACAGTACTTCGGCAGCTCGCCCCGGAGCTGGCGCTGATTCATGCGCAAAGCGAGACACTGGGGGCCTTTGACCAGGCGCAACAGCGGGGACTCCTAGATCGCTTTGGTGAAATTTCCACTGAAAATCTGGCCATTTTGCATCAAAAATGGCGCGACATTCAGCAAAAACTGGCCGATTTGGAACGTGATGAGCAGGACCGCCTACGTATGGTAGATCTCTGGAGCTTTCAGCGCAACGAAATTGAGAGCGTAAATCCAAGGGAGGGGGAAGATGAAATGCTGGAAACCGAACGGCGTGTTCTTTCCAACGCTGAAAAGCTCTATACGGCCGCAATGAATACGCATGAGCTTCTTTATGAGGGTGCAGCTTCAGCAGAAACCGCGCTTCGCGCTGCGTTGAAACAACTGGAAGAACTTGCGCGGTATGATGCAAAATTTCAGGACGCGATCCAGCAAATCGCTTCAGCCCGCGCTGTGGTGCAGGACGTCAGCGCCACTGTCCGGGACTATGCCGAAGGCATTCAGGCTTCGCCAGAGCGCCTGGCTGAGATTGAAGACCGCCTTGCGGCACTCGACCGTCTCAAGCGCAAGTATGGTGCAACGCTTGCCGAGGTCATCGCTTATGGTGAGGAGATTGCAGTAAAGCTGAACGAAATTGAGAACAGTGATGAAATTGTGAAATCTCTGCGCGTGGAGCTAAAGGCAGCAGAAGATGAGTACCGCAAGGCCGCGCAATCACTGACCCACCTGCGCACGGAAGCAGCGAAAAAGCTGGAAAAGCTGGCCGAAGCGCAGATCAACGACCTTGCCATGAGGGCGCGCTTTGCCGTAACTGTGACGCCGAGTGAAGACCCAGCCCACTGGGCTGCGCATGGATGGGACACAGTAGAATACCGTATCGCCACCAATGCGGGGGAGCCACTCAAGCCGCTGGATGAAATTGCTTCAGGCGGCGAGATGTCCCGTGTTTTGCTGGCGCTGAAAGTCAGCGTGGAAGAAGGGGCCAGCAAGTCCCAGAAAAAGAAGACCCCGGTGCCGCGCACACTGGTCTTTGATGAAATTGATATCGGTATTGGAGGCCGCGCAGCCGAGGCCGTCGGGCAGAAGTTAAAGGCCCTTTCCCGTGCGCAGCAGGTGCTCTGTATCACTCACCTTCCGCAGATCGCTGCCTTCGCTGACCAGCATTTCCTGATAGAGAAAAAAGAGCAGGGCGGTCGCACAAAGACCTCGGTCCGTTTGCTTGAAGACCGGGAGCGAATCGAAGAAGTGGCCCGTATGTTAAGCGGTGCAAAACTCACAGAAGCATCGCTGAAACACGCCGAACAGATGGTGAAGGCAAGCCGGTGA
- a CDS encoding Hsp20/alpha crystallin family protein: MALVRWQPLRDLTSLQDRVNKLFHEFFPEIEGETLSLMQPWFSPKTDVYEEDDSILLEMEIPGIRQEDLNITVENNVLTVSGERKHQESRKQERYHRTERFYGSFSRTFTLPATVDADQIEAKYENGVLSLKMPKKAEARPRQIKISTPTVKQIAASKAA; the protein is encoded by the coding sequence ATGGCACTTGTACGTTGGCAGCCTTTACGCGATCTTACTTCTCTACAGGATCGCGTGAACAAGTTGTTTCATGAATTTTTCCCAGAGATAGAAGGTGAAACTCTGTCTCTGATGCAACCGTGGTTTTCTCCAAAGACAGATGTATATGAAGAAGACGATAGTATTCTCCTCGAAATGGAGATACCGGGAATTCGTCAGGAGGACCTCAATATTACGGTCGAAAACAATGTTCTCACAGTGAGCGGAGAGCGCAAACATCAGGAAAGCAGGAAGCAAGAGCGCTATCATCGTACCGAGCGCTTCTACGGCAGCTTTTCCCGTACGTTTACGTTGCCGGCAACTGTGGATGCCGACCAGATTGAGGCCAAATATGAAAATGGGGTGCTATCGCTGAAGATGCCGAAGAAGGCGGAAGCCCGGCCACGTCAGATCAAAATCAGCACTCCAACAGTAAAACAGATCGCTGCTTCCAAGGCAGCTTAG
- a CDS encoding BON domain-containing protein, whose amino-acid sequence MKFLREFLCSAVILGLCAYAYSSDNNAKFKTRYSQASLLKAAQDALDRDPALALVEVSIAHGEATLSGSVEHYQDKLDAEFAVRSLPGIDHVQNHIQVTASPVDDATLQKEVEDRLRYGWPSEASGLANVQVSVANRVVTLSGTVDGPVSHALALAIAGSTSGVVDVHDKLRTTPDLNDTEQVRLELSKLLQTEYPGVAARLKDGIVTLMGSVANDQEKKQLITRVNGIYGVISIDDELVVASQRRSSEMRDAAFANSLASACPTAQ is encoded by the coding sequence ATGAAGTTCTTGAGGGAATTTCTGTGCTCCGCTGTCATCCTTGGTTTGTGTGCCTATGCGTATTCGTCTGATAACAACGCTAAATTCAAGACGAGATACTCTCAGGCCAGTCTACTCAAAGCGGCACAGGATGCTTTGGACAGGGACCCGGCACTGGCCCTGGTGGAGGTGTCCATTGCCCATGGCGAGGCAACACTTTCCGGATCCGTTGAGCACTATCAGGACAAGCTCGATGCAGAATTTGCTGTGCGGTCCCTTCCAGGGATTGATCATGTTCAGAACCATATCCAGGTAACTGCATCTCCGGTGGATGACGCGACTTTGCAAAAAGAAGTTGAAGATCGTCTCCGTTATGGGTGGCCGAGTGAGGCATCCGGGCTGGCGAATGTGCAAGTTTCTGTTGCGAATCGTGTGGTTACGTTGTCCGGAACGGTGGATGGTCCGGTATCTCATGCATTGGCACTGGCCATCGCTGGCAGCACAAGCGGTGTAGTAGACGTGCACGACAAGCTACGCACAACGCCAGACCTGAATGACACTGAGCAAGTGCGTCTGGAGTTGAGCAAACTTCTTCAAACGGAATATCCAGGAGTGGCTGCAAGGTTGAAAGATGGAATTGTGACTCTAATGGGATCTGTAGCCAACGATCAAGAGAAAAAACAGCTGATAACAAGGGTGAACGGCATCTATGGCGTTATCAGCATAGACGATGAGTTGGTGGTAGCCAGTCAACGTCGCAGCAGCGAGATGCGCGATGCTGCATTCGCAAATTCTCTTGCATCCGCGTGTCCTACTGCTCAGTAA
- a CDS encoding glycine--tRNA ligase subunit alpha, whose product MLFRLQQFWAERGCVLQQPYDVEVGAGTMSPDTFLRVLGPKPIQIAYAQPSRRPADGRYGENPNRLYKHTQFQVILKPPPADIQDVYLESLEAIGIDLREHDIKFEEDNWESPTLGAWGIGWQVMLDGLEITQFTYFQQCGGIDLDPISGEITYGLERIAAFLQDVDSIYDIVWSRDPATGHAMTYGEVRLAEELQFSVYNFEAAEIEKLWQHLHLYEAECQTLLAGFQQIRKLRSQQKAHERLVHDEQEFQKSLKRFPILAAYDLCLKCSHLFNLLDARGAISVTERVGVIARIRNLAVGVARAYVVQQDPALAAS is encoded by the coding sequence TTGCTTTTCCGCCTCCAGCAGTTCTGGGCTGAACGAGGATGTGTCCTGCAGCAACCTTACGATGTTGAAGTGGGTGCGGGTACGATGTCTCCGGACACATTTCTGCGTGTGTTGGGTCCAAAGCCTATACAGATTGCATATGCGCAGCCATCCAGGCGTCCCGCAGACGGCCGTTATGGCGAGAACCCAAACCGTTTGTACAAGCACACCCAGTTTCAGGTGATTCTGAAGCCGCCACCGGCAGACATTCAGGATGTGTACCTCGAATCTTTGGAGGCAATCGGAATAGACCTGCGGGAACACGACATTAAGTTTGAAGAGGACAACTGGGAGTCTCCTACTCTTGGCGCCTGGGGGATCGGATGGCAGGTGATGCTAGACGGGCTTGAGATTACGCAGTTCACCTACTTTCAGCAATGTGGGGGAATTGACCTGGATCCGATCTCCGGAGAAATTACCTATGGTCTGGAGCGGATCGCTGCCTTTCTGCAGGACGTTGACTCAATCTATGACATCGTCTGGTCTCGAGACCCGGCCACAGGTCATGCCATGACCTATGGAGAAGTAAGGCTGGCGGAAGAGCTTCAGTTCTCTGTCTATAACTTTGAGGCAGCAGAGATTGAAAAACTGTGGCAACACTTGCATCTGTATGAGGCTGAATGCCAGACGCTGCTGGCAGGTTTTCAGCAGATTCGTAAACTCAGATCACAGCAAAAGGCACATGAGAGACTCGTGCACGATGAGCAGGAATTTCAGAAATCTTTAAAAAGATTTCCCATACTTGCGGCCTATGACCTTTGCCTGAAATGCTCGCATTTGTTCAATCTTCTGGATGCGCGCGGTGCAATTTCAGTGACGGAGCGTGTCGGAGTGATTGCCAGGATCCGTAATTTGGCAGTGGGTGTGGCCCGGGCCTATGTTGTGCAGCAAGACCCAGCGCTCGCTGCCAGTTGA